The following coding sequences lie in one Vitis vinifera cultivar Pinot Noir 40024 chromosome 19, ASM3070453v1 genomic window:
- the LOC100265931 gene encoding uncharacterized protein LOC100265931 isoform X2 — translation MDSDEQRLRDEVIYLHSLWHQGPPRKTNTNPNPRPISKSSRTLHQTSISKTFKNTTTKKHKTKPKKLEKAKKPPESDPQPPASGAEWPVQPISDQLSGWSKSPSLPTARPATAEEEAKLIALQIQEKGLAACREFFSRNESDDDDDDVDDDDLEEDGCEEFEFFVGLFSKDVELRSYYEKNNEGGIFCCLVCGGMGKKVGKRYKDCVGLVQHSSAISKTNKKRAHRSYGHVICRVLGWDVNRLPTIALKAGDHLPQGGELQGNSNGNTNNLDSTDDNLKSVIKDQNVDMDEVKGDSSDNADNLNVVVEDSNANGVELKDSLEEGKDTKLGDLDKGVLDVTDVNTGELDCTRFLPNRPFEKEKWKHNETNNL, via the exons ATGGATTCCGACGAGCAGAGGCTGAGAGATGAGGTCATATATCTCCACTCTCTGTGGCACCAAGGCCCTCCAAGAAAAACCAAcactaaccctaaccctagacCCATCTCCAAATCATCAAGAACCCTTCATCAGACCTCCATTTCCAAAACTTTCAAGAACACCACCACCAAAAAACACAAAACCAAGCCCAAGAAACTCGAAAAGGCCAAAAAGCCGCCGGAATCCGACCCACAACCCCCGGCCTCCGGCGCCGAATGGCCGGTCCAACCCATTTCAGACCAGCTCTCCGGATGGTCAAAATCCCCCTCCCTCCCCACCGCCAGGCCGGCCACGGCGGAGGAGGAAGCCAAGTTGATTGCACTGCAAATACAAGAAAAGGGTTTGGCCGCTTGCAGAGAGTTTTTCTCAAGGAATGAGAGTGACGACGACGACgatgatgttgatgatgatgatctgGAGGAAGATGGGTGTGAGGAATTTGAATTCTTTGTGGGGTTGTTTTCGAAGGATGTTGAATTGAGGAGTTACTATGAGAAGAACAATGAGGGTGGAATTTTCTGCTGTTTGGTGTGTGGTGGGATGGGGAAGAAGGTTGGGAAGAGGTATAAGGACTGTGTGGGGCTTGTTCAGCATTCAAGTGCGATTTCTAAGACGAACAAAAAGCGGGCGCATCGATCTTATGGACATGTTATTTGTAGGGTTCTTGGTTGGGATGTTAATCGGCTTCCTACAATAGCTTTGAAAGCGGGTGATCATCTCCCTCAAGGGGGAGAATTGCAG GGTAATTCCAATGGCAATACCAATAATTTGGATTCCACTGATGATAATTTGAAATCCGTGATCAAGGATCAGAATGTTGATATGGATGAAGTGAAG GGTGATAGCAGTGACAATGCCGATAATTTGAATGTTGTGGTTGAGGATTCAAATGCTAATGGGGTTGAATTGAAG GATTCTTTGGAGGAGGGCAAGGACACTAAGTTGGGAGATCTTGATAAGGGAGTTTTGGATGTCACGGATGTGAACACTGGAGAGCTGGATTGCACG AGGTTTCTACCAAACCGGCCATTTGAGAAAGAAAAGTGGAAGCATAATGAAACTAATAACCTCTAG
- the LOC100265931 gene encoding uncharacterized protein LOC100265931 isoform X1 translates to MDSDEQRLRDEVIYLHSLWHQGPPRKTNTNPNPRPISKSSRTLHQTSISKTFKNTTTKKHKTKPKKLEKAKKPPESDPQPPASGAEWPVQPISDQLSGWSKSPSLPTARPATAEEEAKLIALQIQEKGLAACREFFSRNESDDDDDDVDDDDLEEDGCEEFEFFVGLFSKDVELRSYYEKNNEGGIFCCLVCGGMGKKVGKRYKDCVGLVQHSSAISKTNKKRAHRSYGHVICRVLGWDVNRLPTIALKAGDHLPQGGELQGNSNGNTNNLDSTDDNLKSVIKDQNVDMDEVKGDSSDNADNLNVVVEDSNANGVELKDSLEEGKDTKLGDLDKGVLDVTDVNTGELDCTVPAKEDGVEPESKDSQEVIIGFGGANGGTSGVDLQQ, encoded by the exons ATGGATTCCGACGAGCAGAGGCTGAGAGATGAGGTCATATATCTCCACTCTCTGTGGCACCAAGGCCCTCCAAGAAAAACCAAcactaaccctaaccctagacCCATCTCCAAATCATCAAGAACCCTTCATCAGACCTCCATTTCCAAAACTTTCAAGAACACCACCACCAAAAAACACAAAACCAAGCCCAAGAAACTCGAAAAGGCCAAAAAGCCGCCGGAATCCGACCCACAACCCCCGGCCTCCGGCGCCGAATGGCCGGTCCAACCCATTTCAGACCAGCTCTCCGGATGGTCAAAATCCCCCTCCCTCCCCACCGCCAGGCCGGCCACGGCGGAGGAGGAAGCCAAGTTGATTGCACTGCAAATACAAGAAAAGGGTTTGGCCGCTTGCAGAGAGTTTTTCTCAAGGAATGAGAGTGACGACGACGACgatgatgttgatgatgatgatctgGAGGAAGATGGGTGTGAGGAATTTGAATTCTTTGTGGGGTTGTTTTCGAAGGATGTTGAATTGAGGAGTTACTATGAGAAGAACAATGAGGGTGGAATTTTCTGCTGTTTGGTGTGTGGTGGGATGGGGAAGAAGGTTGGGAAGAGGTATAAGGACTGTGTGGGGCTTGTTCAGCATTCAAGTGCGATTTCTAAGACGAACAAAAAGCGGGCGCATCGATCTTATGGACATGTTATTTGTAGGGTTCTTGGTTGGGATGTTAATCGGCTTCCTACAATAGCTTTGAAAGCGGGTGATCATCTCCCTCAAGGGGGAGAATTGCAG GGTAATTCCAATGGCAATACCAATAATTTGGATTCCACTGATGATAATTTGAAATCCGTGATCAAGGATCAGAATGTTGATATGGATGAAGTGAAG GGTGATAGCAGTGACAATGCCGATAATTTGAATGTTGTGGTTGAGGATTCAAATGCTAATGGGGTTGAATTGAAG GATTCTTTGGAGGAGGGCAAGGACACTAAGTTGGGAGATCTTGATAAGGGAGTTTTGGATGTCACGGATGTGAACACTGGAGAGCTGGATTGCACG GTGCCTGCTAAAGAAGATGGTGTTGAACCTGAGAGTAAAGATTCTCAAGAGGTGATTATAGGTTTTGGTGGAGCAAATGGAGGAACTAGTGGAGTTGACTTGCAACAATGA
- the LOC100854999 gene encoding multiprotein-bridging factor 1a yields the protein MAGTGPLTQDWEPVVIRKKPLNAAAKKDEKAVNAARRMGAEIETVKKSSAGTNRAASSSTSLNTRKLDEETENLTHERVPTELKKSIMQARLDKKLTQAQLAQMINEKPQVIQEYESGKAIPNQQIITKLERALGVKLRGKK from the exons ATGGCAGGAACCGGACCTCTGACGCAGGACTGGGAACCGGTGGTGATCCGGAAGAAGCCTCTCAACGCCGCCGCCAAGAAGGACGAGAAAGCCGTCAACGCCGCCCGTCGCATGGGCGCCGAGATCGAGACTGTCAAGAAGT CAAGTGCAGGGACAAACAGAGCTGCCTCTAGCAGCACTTCTTTGAACACAAGGAAGCTTGATGAAGAAACAGAGAATCTTACTC ATGAACGTGTACCAACCGAACTGAAGAAAAGCATCATGCAAGCTCGACTGGATAAGAAACTCACCCAGGCTCAACTAGCTCAA ATGATTAATGAGAAGCCCCAAGTGATACAAGAGTATGAGTCAGGAAAAGCCATTCCAAATCAACAGATAATCACCAAACTGGAAAGGGCTCTTGGTGTGAAGCTGCGAGGAAAGAAGTGA